In Cryptomeria japonica chromosome 10, Sugi_1.0, whole genome shotgun sequence, a genomic segment contains:
- the LOC131031540 gene encoding mitogen-activated protein kinase 15 gives MQPDQRRKSSAETEFFTEYGGASRYKIQEVIGKGSYGVVCSAIDTHTGEKVAIKKITNIFEHLSDATRILREIKLLRLLRHPDIVEIKHIMLPPSQREFKDIYVVFELMESDLHQVIKANDDLTPEHYQFFLYQLLRALKYIHTANVFHRDLKPKNVLANADCKLKICDFGLARVAFSDTPTAIFWTDYVATRWYRAPELCGSFFSKYTPAIDIWSIGCIFAEVLTGKPLFPGKNVVHQLDLMTDLLGTPSPETIARVRNEKAKRYLNGMRKKQPISFVQKFPGTDPLALKLLERLLAFDPKDRPTAEEALADPYFRGLSRVSREPVAQPITKLEFEFERRRVTKEDVRELIYREILEYHPQMLKEYLNGTDRTNFMYPSAVDHFKRQFAHLEEHYSKGSTVPPLDRQHASLPRPCVIYSNPLGPLSEQASSGPSRDHTIEVRNEPNRCFREAEKEHQERSSRNAKVPLPTNQKVLQGIAAKPGKVIGPVLPYENGTVKEPYNPRRLNRNSANTTSQYPVPVYSYPRRSSAAKIELDDKRADGLNQPCLSQPKAQYVGVGSARNIAAVQSGASHLY, from the exons AGCTCTGCAGAGACAGAGTTCTTTACAGAGTATGGAGGAGCTAGTCGTTACAAGATCCAAGAAGTGATAGGCAAAGGAAGCTATGGAGTTGTATGCTCTGCAATTGATACACATACTGGGGAGAAAGTAGCAATTAAGAAGATAACCAACATCTTTGAACATTTGTCTGATGCCACACGGATATTACGTGAAATCAAACTTCTCAGGCTGCTGCGTCATCCTGACATAGTGGAAATTAAGCACATCATGTTACCTCCTTCACAGAGAGAATTTAAAGATATATATGTTGTATTTGAACTTATGGAGTCTGACCTACATCAGGTTATAAAGGCTAATGATGACCTGACACCTGAACATTACCAATTTTTCTTATATCAACTTCTTCGAGCTTTGAAGTATATACATACAG CAAATGTATTTCATCGGGATCTGAAGCCAAAGAATGTCCTTGCCAATGCGGACTGCAAGCTCAAAATTTGTGACTTTGGCTTAGCAAGAGTTGCCTTCAGTGACACTCCCACAGCAATCTTTTGGACT GATTATGTTGCCACAAGGTGGTACAGGGCTCCTGAGTTGTGCGGTTCCTTTTTCTCCAAG TATACTCCTGCCATTGATATTTGGAGTATTGGATGCATTTTTGCTGAAGTCTTGACCGGAAAACCACTTTTTCCTGGCAAAAATGTTGTTCATCAGCTTGATTTGATGACAGATCTTCTCGGCACACCTTCCCCAGAAACAATTGCAAGG GTTCGCAATGAAAAAGCTAAAAGGTACTTGAATGGCATGCGTAAGAAGCAACCTATATCCTTTGTACAGAAATTCCCAGGAACAGATCCCTTAGCACTAAAGCTCTTGGAGAGATTGCTAGCATTTGATCCGAAGGATCGACCTACTGCAGAAGAG GCTTTGGCTGATCCTTATTTCAGAGGGTTATCAAGAGTGTCACGAGAACCAGTAGCTCAGCCAATAACTAAATTGGAGTTTGAGTTTGAGAGACGAAGGGTTACAAAAGAGGACGTGAGAGAACTTATTTATCGTGAAATTCTTGAATATCATCCACAGATGCTGAAAGAGTATCTGAATGGAACAGATCGTACAAATTTTATGTATCCTAG TGCTGTTGATCATTTTAAGAGGCAATTTGCTCATTTGGAGGAGCACTATAGTAAAGGCTCAACAGTGCCTCCGTTAGACAGGCAGCATGCATCTTTACCGAG ACCTTGTGTCATCTATTCAAATCCATTAGGCCCTTTGTCAGAGCAAGCATCTTCAGGCCCTTCGAGGGATCACACTATTGAAGTTCGTAATGAACCTAATAGATGTTTTAGAGAGGCAGAGAAAGAGCACCAAGAGCGGAGCTCTAGAAATGCAAAGGTTCCATTGCCTACAAATCAAAAAGTTTTGCAAG GAATTGCTGCAAAACCAGGAAAAGTTATTGGTCCTGTGTTGCCCTATGAAAATGGCACCGTGAAGGAGCCATATAATCCTAGAAGATTAAACAGAAATTCTGCTAATACAACTTCTCAGTACCCTGTGCCAGTTTACTCTTATCCACGAAGAAGTTCTGCAGCAAAAATAGAGTTGGATGATAAGAGGGCAGATGGTCTTAATCAACCATGTTTATCACAACCAAAGGCTCAGTATGTTGGTGTTGGTTCAGCAAGGAACATAGCTGCAGTTCAAAGTGGGGCATCTCACTTGTATTAG